The Moorena producens PAL-8-15-08-1 genomic interval CTCACCAACTGCAAGGGATTTATAACCTAGTAGATGACCAAATACTGACTTATCAAGACTTGCTTGAAAAAGTATTTAAACAGCACAACTTACCCTCTGTATCCTGGGATTCCTCCGTTACTAAAGCCCGACCTTACAATGCCCGAGTGTCAAATAAAAAAATAATTGATGCAGGTTACCAGTTTATTCATCCAGAAAAAATTTTCTAATCTGATTACTCGGTGGGATTAGTTGACTGAAAACTAGCCTAAATATAAGGAACGAGGCGATTGGTGCATGAATCGCCTCTAGCCAAGATTCAACAAATACACTATCTAAAATAAGTGTGAATTTTTTGTGATAGATAGGATTTGGGATTTTAGGGAATCGGGAATTGGGAATTGGGAATCGGGAATTGGGAATTGGGAATTGGGAATCGGGAATCGGGAATCGGAACCCACCCCTAACCCCTCCCAGGAGGGGAACGGGAATCGGGAATCGGGAATCGGGAATCGGGAATCGGGAGTAGGGAATCGGGAGTAGGGAATCGGGAATCGGGAATCGGGAATCGGGAATCGGGAATTGGGAAAAAATCTTGTTTATCTTATTACTATCAGAAAATTACTATGAGAACCGCTAGATATAATGTCCGGATAATTACCTTTAATAAAAATCTCCCCATCTCCCGTTTATCCCGCTTATCCCGTTTATCCCGCTTATCCCGTTTATCTCCATCTCCCTATCTCCCCATCTCCCTATCTCCCCATCTCCCCATCTCCCTATCTCCCCATCTCCCCACACTCCCCTCTCTTTTCTATTTCCCTGGGCGCAGCCCTATGAGCTGATCGGTGGTACTGTCAACCCCTTAAGTGCCATCCGTTCTGCTGATGGCGTTAATCCCTTACTTTGAATTAAAACCCCAAAGCCACCCAATCCCGTTGGATCGATCAACTGGTGTAACCGTTGGCGACGCTGCATAATTTTGATCACATCCTGTGCTGTTGCGTTCGCGTAGCGTGGCCGTAGGCCAATCGCATTTCCCCCTTCTGTAGGATCAGAAAGGGCAGCTATGCGATCGCCTAATCCCAATGCCATTAGAAACAAACCTTGCTTGGTGAAACCTACCTTACCCAAACCACATAACTCTCCTTGTCGCTCTAGGGCAGTAAAATCCACATGAGCAGTAATGTCTTGTTGGCCGATATAACTATAGGGGTTATTGTGGTGCCGGTGGCGATAATAACACTGTAGTGTTCCCTGATCACGGGCTGGCAAATAATACTTTTGGGCTGGATAGCCATAATCAATAGTTAGGACAAATCCCTGGTTTAACCGTTTCGCAACCGTTTTTTTCCAATCCAGTGCTGCTAGATTCACCTCAGAGCGATAACCCTCTGGATAGGAACCACAGAACAAATCAATACCTACCAAATCAAAATACTCTCTCAGTTGCGGTGTAGAAGGGGTATCTAAAACTTCTACAAACTTAATGTCATCGCCATCCT includes:
- a CDS encoding class I SAM-dependent methyltransferase, which encodes MSNLLNSNLPSTQPLPKVIANHIATAPKQRITFAQYMDLALYHPQLGYYASGAVNIGSSGDFFTSPHLGKDFGELLAEQFAQMWDILGQPNPFTLMEMGAGQGLLAADVLVYLHQHYPDCYGAVNYIIVEKATAMIAQQKQLLLKLNLPRLNNHQHSLPVRWCSWEEIQDNSVTGCCFSNELVDALPVHQVVLQAGDLKEIYIATVEQDGDDIKFVEVLDTPSTPQLREYFDLVGIDLFCGSYPEGYRSEVNLAALDWKKTVAKRLNQGFVLTIDYGYPAQKYYLPARDQGTLQCYYRHRHHNNPYSYIGQQDITAHVDFTALERQGELCGLGKVGFTKQGLFLMALGLGDRIAALSDPTEGGNAIGLRPRYANATAQDVIKIMQRRQRLHQLIDPTGLGGFGVLIQSKGLTPSAERMALKGLTVPPISS